One Pieris rapae chromosome 7, ilPieRapa1.1, whole genome shotgun sequence genomic window carries:
- the LOC110995104 gene encoding probable chitinase 2 — MFFKLIVLCLMCGGLAEKNVICYYGTWATYRNGLGKFDVTNINTNLCTHLVYAFAGINSQGSVISLDPYLDLPDNWGRDNFRKFNALKQKNSKLKTILAVGGWNEGSAKYSIMAANANLRKNFISSAIHMIITYDFDGLDLDWEYPNRRDTVNGKADLDNFTKLLKELRTEFDEYGLLLSAAVASTKATASLSYDIPSIAQYLDIVGIMTYDMYGPWDAVTGHNAPLYKGEGDGNSPRESLNTLDVAVEYWLSQGCPPEKLVIGLPFYAHTFNLVNPKQNSVRAPSYGAGIAGPYTGTNGNIGYNEFCDLLRTQSWTTKFDNLAKVPYAVQNRNWVSYDDGASLASKTLYALKQNLAGVMVWSIETDDFHGSCHGEDFPLLRAINRALSNSSNPGTTTTITPTTLRPTPNATTTTVPLTTTDPEFTCKGFGWFADPKSCRSYYVCTSIGDGSYKPHYFLCPSNLYWDQSLLACNYASNVKCSGPVS, encoded by the exons atgttttttaagttaatagtATTGTGTTTGATGTGTGGTGGCTTAGCAGAAA AGAATGTAATTTGCTATTATGGAACATGGGCGACTTATAGAAACGGTTTGGGTAAATTTGACGTAACCAACATCAACACAAACCTTTGTACACACTTGGTATATGCATTCGCTGGTATCAACTCGCAAGGATCTGTTATATCACTGGACCCGTACTTGGACCTACCTGATAATTGGGGACGTG ATAATTTTCGCAAATTCAACGCATTGAAACAAAAGAACAGCAAGTTGAAAACTATTTTGGCTGTTGGCGGTTGGAATGAGGGCTCCGCAAAGTATTCGATT ATGGCAGCGAACGCTAACCTCCGCAAAAACTTTATATCGAGCGCTATCCATATGATAATAACGTACGATTTTGATGGATTAGATTTAGATTGGGAATACCCAAATCGTAGAGACACTGTCAATGGAAAAGCCGATTTAGACAACTTTACAAAGCTTCTTAAAGAACTAAGAACGGAATTTGACGAGTATGGTTTGCTGCTGTCTGCTGCTGTGGCGTCTACAAAAGCTACCGCGTCGTTGTCCTACGATATACCTTCGATAGCACA ATATTTGGATATAGTCGGAATTATGACATACGATATGTATGGGCCATGGGACGCAGTCACAGGCCATAATGCGCCGCTATACAAAGGCGAAGGAGATGGGAATTCGCCTAGAGAATCCTTGAATACACTCGACGTTGCTGTGGAGTATTGGCTGTCACaag gttgtCCACCAGAGAAGCTGGTCATCGGTCTCCCATTTTATGCCCATACGTTTAATCTAGTTAATCCAAAACAAAACTCGGTTAGAGCACCATCTTATGGTGCGGGTATTGCAGGCCCGTATACCGGTACCAATGGTAATATTGGCTATAATGAG TTTTGTGATCTACTCCGCACACAATCATGGACCACAAAATTCGACAATTTAGCCAAAGTGCCATACGCGGTACAAAACAGAAATTGGGTATCTTACGATGATGGTGCATCATTAGCATCCAAAACTTTATATGCCTTGAAGCAAAACCTTGCTGGGGTTATGGTATGGAGTATCGAGACTGATGACTTTCATGGTTCATGTCATGGAGAGGACTTTCCGCTACTTAGAGCGATAAATCGAGCTCTATCTAATTCGTCGAACCCTGGAACTACTACTACAATCACCCCAACCACTTTACGACCCACTCCAAATGCAACTACAACGACAG ttCCCCTAACAACGACCGATCCTGAGTTCACCTGCAAAGGGTTCGGTTGGTTTGCTGACCCAAAGAGTTGCAGATCGTACTATGTGTGTACCTCAATAGGGGATGGCTCATATAAGCCCCACTACTTTCTGTGCCCCAGTAATCTATATTGGGACCAGTCATTATTGGCATGTAATTATGCAAGCAATGTAAAATGTAGTGGCCCTGTTtcctaa
- the LOC110993601 gene encoding protein SAND: MASTSKDKVQNSCSHNNPEKDLEPGASHDSILNPTDSFEEFATEMNTSLEGRSTDVTKKSSTISEIQSEIGECSKELKETTSSENLQNKDEAISSSVSNSNLQEQNGDETESEVDDYLKSPELVNKEKHVFILSSAGKPIYTRYGNEDKLAGLCGVIQALVSVVEEQNRDILRSIITKDCKAVFLVKGPLILVGMSKSNESETQLVLQLTYAFNQIVSVLTLTQLNRIFEQRRNYDLRRLLSGAERLIDNLLIFMEKDPAFLLGAVRCLPLPEKVRENITNAIISTCHKIRDLVFAILIAGNQLITLVRMKKYTLHPSDIHLLFNLVRSSESFKTAESWTPICLPKFDATGFLHGHVSYISEDCQACLLLLTVQRDAFYPLSQAKHTISDKLRRSNCLTAINDALNRNKDLTTTNPLKHIGIPEIRHFMYKCKSTAQLFTSDPISLDRLQDYRQRHKEGGDVVQKKVEKLSDMDYVRNYREFCSKIHCARSPAKLIFRSNSEDTILAWITNGFELYVTFDPLMEKDLAIRAVDRLLRWIKNEEKRIFIMNAPTF; this comes from the exons ATGGCGTCCACATCTAAAGATAAGGTGCAAAACTCCTGTAGTCATAATAATCCTGAAAAAGACCTAGAACCAGGTGCATCTCACGACAGCATTTTGAACCCTACGGATTCTTTTGAGGAGTTTGCTACTGAGATGAACACAAGTCTTGAGGGCAGATCTACagatgttacaaaaaaatccaGTACAATCAGTGAGATTCAAAGTGAAATCGGTGAATGCTCAAAGGAACTAAAAGAAACTACTTCTAGTGAAAATTTGCAAAATAAAGAT GAAGCCATATCCTCTTCAGTGAGCAATTCAAACTTACAAGAACAGAATGGTGATGAGACAGAAAGTGAAGTGGATGACTATTTAAAATCACCAGAGCtagttaataaagaaaaacatgtttttatacTTAGCTCTGCTGGAAAGCCCATTTATACAAG ATATGGCAATGAAGATAAACTAGCCGGCTTATGTGGAGTTATCCAAGCGTTAGTTAGTGTTGTTGAAGAACAAAATCGAGATATTTTAAGGTCTATCATCACGAAAGATTGCAAGGCGGTGTTTTTAGTTAAAGGACCACTTATATTAGTAGGCATGTCAAAATCTAATGAGAGTGAAACTCAATTAGTTTTACAGTTAAC gtATGCCTTCAACCAAATTGTCTCAGTATTGACACTAACACAATTAAACCGAATATTCGAGCAGCGTAGAAATTACGATTTACGGCGATTACTGTCCGGTGCTGAGCGTCTTATAGACAATTTACTCATTTTCATGGAGAAAGACCCAGCATTTTTACTTGGAGCTGTCCGGTGCTTACCATTGCCAGAGAAAGTTAGAGAAAATATCACTAATGCTATAATTTCCACATGCCACAAAATAAGAGATTTAGTATTTGCTATACTTATAGCTggaaatcaattaataacattagtTAGAATGAAAAAGTATACATTACATCCATCAGATATACATTTACTGTTCAATTTGGTACGGAGTTCTGAGTCCTTCAAAACTGCTGAAAGTTGGACGCCAATTTGTTTGCCAAAGTTTGATGCAAC GGGCTTTCTTCATGGCCATGTATCGTACATATCTGAAGACTGTCAAGCCTGTCTATTACTACTTACAGTACAACGTGATGCCTTTTACCCACTGTCACAAGCCAAGCACACTATATCAGACAAACTGAGACGATCAAACTGCCTTACAGCGATCAATGATGCTCTGAACAGGAATAAAGATCTCACAACCACCAACCCTCTTAAACATATAGGGATTCCAGAAATAAGACACTTTATGTATAAATGCAAATCTACAGCTCAGTTATTCACCTCTGACCCCATAAGTTTGGATCGGCTACAAGATTATAGACAAAGACACAAAGAAGGGGGTGATGTTGTTCAGAAAAAGGTGGAGAAATTATCAGACATGGATTATGTGAGGAATTATAGGGAATTTTGTAGTAAGATACATTGTGCACGATCACCAGCAAAGTTGATTTTCAGGTCTAATTCTGAAGACACCATCTTGGCTTGG ataACAAATGGTTTCGAGCTGTATGTAACATTTGATCCACTTATGGAAAAAGATCTAGCTATTCGAGCTGTGGACAGGCTATTGAGATGGATcaaaaatgaagaaaaaagaatatttattatgaacgCGCCTACGTTTTAG
- the LOC110993557 gene encoding pre-mRNA-splicing factor 38, with the protein MANRTVKDAKSIRGTNPQYLIEKIIRSRIYDSKYWKEECFALTAELLVDKAMELRYVGGVHGGFIYPTPFLCLVLKMLQIQPEKDIVVEFIKNEEFKYVRALGAFYMRLTGSSVDCYKYLEPLYNDNRKLRRQNRQGQYEIVHMDEFIDELLREERLCDVILPRIQKRHVLEENNELDPKVSALDDDLDEEMPSDEDIVEPETKENRRESERKDRERRRDRSRDRPKIINDRREKDRKRDRSRSRDRDRRRERERERERERERPRERERDKDRRDRHEPERRRDRGRY; encoded by the exons ATGGCGAATCGAACAGTGAAAGACGCTAAATCAATTCGAGGGACAAATcctcaatatttaattgaaaagatTATTAGATCTCGAATTTACGATTCTAAATATTGGAAAGAAGAATGTTTTGCATTAACAGCCGAATTACTAGTGGACAAAGCCATGGAGTTACGATATGTCGGCGGGGTTCACGGGGGTTTTATTTATCCCACTCCTTTTTTGTGTTTAGTactaaaaatgttacaaattcAGCCAGAGAAAGATATTGtcgttgaatttataaaaaacgaaGAATTTAAGTACGTCCGTGCATTGGGTGCTTTTTACATGAGACTCACAGGTTCCTCGGTAGACTGCTACAAGTATCTTGAACCTTTGTATAATGATAATAGGAAATTACGGCGGCAAAATCGCCAAGGACAGTATGAAATAGTCCACATGGATGAATTTATTGACGAGTTATTACGTGAAGAACGCTTGTGTGATGTTATTTTACCTAGAATACAAAAAAGACATGTCTTAGAAGAAAATAATGAGTTAGATCCCAAGGTTTCAGCATTAGATGACGATTTAGATGAGGAAATGCCTTCAGATGAAGATATTGTAGAACCAGAAACCAAAGAGAACAGAAGAGAGAGTGAACGGAAGGACAGAGAGAGAAGAAGAGATAG atcgCGCGACCgacctaaaataataaatgaccGGCGCGAAAAAGATCGTAAAAGAGATCGTTCAAGAAGCAGAGATCGCGACCGAAGGCGTGAAAGAGAACGTGAACGTGAAAGGGAGAGAGAACGACCCAGAGAAAGAGAACGTGATAAAGATAGAAGAGATCGCCATGAACCTGAAAGGAGGAGAGACAGAGgcagatattaa